A single region of the Drosophila miranda strain MSH22 chromosome 2, D.miranda_PacBio2.1, whole genome shotgun sequence genome encodes:
- the LOC108154630 gene encoding uncharacterized protein LOC108154630: MPPQVTSTTPFWLLASFLGLLLLLQLPHQTPAQCIDTHEPGCQHPAEIGMAQRHCIDPTKFWQCYALGDPAKLKNCRPNMAFDQDRNACVPWIAWVWQPCLEPVSRPPGWEGCQWTKEEMID; the protein is encoded by the exons TCACGAGTACGA CTCCCTTCTGGCTGCTCGCCTCCTTCCTGGGGCTCCTGTTGCTCCTGCAGCTTCCCCACCAGACGCCTGCACAGTGCATCGACACCCACGAGCCGGGATGCCAGCACCCGGCAGAGATTGGAATGGCACAGCGGCACTGCATCGATCCCACCAAGTTCTGGCAATGCTACGCCCTTGGCGACCCGGCGAAGCTCAAAAATTGCCGCCCCAACATGGCCTTCGACCAGGATCGCAACGCCTGTGTCCCCTGGATCGCATGGGTGTGGCAGCCCTGCTTGGAGCCTGTCAGTCGTCCGCCCGGATGGGAAGGATGCCAATGGACAAAAGAAGAAATGATAGACTAA